In Lolium rigidum isolate FL_2022 chromosome 3, APGP_CSIRO_Lrig_0.1, whole genome shotgun sequence, the genomic window AACAATGGTAGGGCTTAGGGAGAAGCCATCGaccaagccaaaaaaaaaaggtggatTTCCTATTCGTAACATTTCATTGGGTAACTTGAGAAGGCATTTACATGTGTTTGGCAGCAATGGAGCCGAAGTAGGATTTATGTTGGTTTTAGGTAGAATTGCCAAGTAACCAGTTTCTCAGGTAGAGTTTTCTGAATGTAAATATTTGTACCAGATTTATTTTATTGGAAGataatctcttagctaagagcCGATAGAAAAAAATTTCCTCTCTCTTCTAACCCAGCTATTATATTCCTAGCTGGCACCATTGAATGTGCGCTGCAAGAAACACTGCCGTCTGCCTCCATTCTTCAGATTACACAGGCACTGATGCTGATCTACAAAAGCTCGAACCACAGCGTGGGGCTCACCCCTTTGCCTAACTCGCATTTCACAGTTCAGTTCAGTTTCTCTACACTGAGTATAGACAGAGGAGGACCTGTTACTGCGAGAATGTGTAGACCCATGTTTTCTCCTTACTTCGTCCATTCTGAAAAAAGCAGAGCTTTCTAAGCCTACACTATGGCATGCAATCTACACAGATGATCCCTCAAAATAAATCCAACCATCGCCGGCACATGACAATAGCCAGGCCAAAAAATGAACACGAAAATCATCGTCCTGCAGGCCCTTCTCCCAATCATGAGATCCTAACACCCCACTTTACTCGAATCATTCGATGAGGAGCTTTACAGAAGGTGGGAGTTTAGGGCCGATGGTCTCCCTCGCAACGTTCCGCGCGTGATCCCTCGCCATCTCGTTACCAACGTTCTTCCTGACCCATTTACCCATTGTTTTGCaaacatggtgatgtagagtgatCTTGAGAAGCAGCAAATCAGTGGCCGCACGCACCAGGCATTCCAAAAGCTCAATCAGCGGGGCTTGCGCAGCAAAACCTTCTACAAAAATTACACGGAGCTTCTTAAGAGAAAAACCCATGGGCCAACTAACTTGGTCGTTGTCCACATAATGGTGTTGTCCGCTGCATGCCTGCATGAAGTTCAAATATTCAAAGTTCATTCTTAGTGTTCGAACTGTGACTTGATAAGAAATATAAATCCCCCAATGTAATCATCCTGGCAGTCACTAGAATAAGCTATAAGGACCACCAAAGTATAGGAAACAAGTTTGGCATGTGAATTCTTGCGAGGTACAAGCCTAAGTGAAAAGGCCTCTTAAAATTTGACGATTTACATGACTTTTACTTAACACAGATGCTTGATGTCAGTAAAGGTAAACCATTTCTATGATAAATTGAGGTGACAAGTGGTATCTCATAATTTTTATGTTAGATGACTTGATTTCAGGATATGGAAACGAAACATAGGACATTTATCTGATGACATAATAAAAAATTGTCCTAAAACTAACAAACTTATGTTAACAACAAAATAAAGATCACTAATGATAAATTCTAGTAGTCGATGTGTTATCCCAAGCATGTTGTATGATGTAGTTTCATCTATCGTGATCTTGTAAAGCAAGCCAGAGTACTACAAAGAGGGCTTACGAAAATAATTCACTAGGGTGtggaatttttaaaaaaaatctacaaagaaaaagaaaattggaGAGCAATTAGGACGTACTTCTAGATGCAGTCTTCTAAGACAAGGAGTTGCTTCAAGGAGATAAGCTACTGCAAGAACATTATTCCAAGATGGCAAAATAAACAAGTTGATCAACTTTAATACAGAGAATTTCTTCGCGTACATAATGAAACCGTGCTCCTGCAaaaaaaacatataagaattgattACTACAGCAGTTACAAGCTGCTGACCCAGTAATTTACAGTAGCATAAACAAAATTTTGAACCATCTTTACCTCACATGGTGAAAGAAATGTCAAGGTGACGCTCTTGATCCTTTTCATGCCGTTTAAATGCTCCGAAAGAGAACAATTTTTGTTCCGGAACTTTGTTACTATTGTCCTCATATTGGGTGTACTCGCATATTTGATGTGCACCTCATGTCCATCATAGCCAAAGAAGGCTAGGCTGGTGGAATTAATCTCAATACTCACCAACTTGTTGCAATTATATATATCCAATTGTGTGAGTGTTTCAACGGAAATCCTTATATTAACCAAGTCATGGCACCTTCCCAATCTCAAATAGCGGAGAAGAGGGCAGCAAGAGAAAATGTTTTGGATATCAGAATCAACTATTGTGACACACATTAGATCAAGGCTTTTGAGAGAGGAAACGGTACTGGAATGCATCGATGGTCGGAGTATGCAGTTCGTCAGGGATAGCTTCCACAAAGAGGATCCTTGTCCATCGCCGAAACAATGCAAAGGGAAGTTATAACGACTTGCAGTCGCAGAATGCCCAGAACAAGGTGTTCCATTTTTACACAAGTGAAGTCTCACAAGTTTTGCATCTGACTTTGACGCAAACTGGACCCATTTGTCAAGGTGTTGAGCATGGGCGGAGTTCAGATCAAAATGAACCTCAAAAGCTTTAACCCCGGTTCCGGCATGGCGCAGCAGCCGGTCATTTACTCTATCAATGAATTTGTCTGATCTCAAACTCCTAGAATCTGGATCATTGCACTCAATGGTAGTGGCGCGACCTGAATTTTCCCCGGAGAAAATATTGTTCTCCCGGAATAGAAGAATAGAGCTCTTTTCCCTCGGTCGACTAGAAACAGAACTATTAAATGTGGAATCTTGGATCGCAAGCGCTGAGAACATGTTTTCCAATATATCATCGGGTGATGGGTTAGTTGAATCTCCAACGGATCCTTGGCATGATTTTCTCTTCCTATTCTCGCAACAATCTCCTGAAAGCAATATGAAGTAGATTTATCAGTTGAAACATCAAAGCGGTACACATCCAGTATAATAATGTGGATTTCCTGTACTAGGCATCATGAGGGGTATCAGCCTAAATTTGTGGGAGTAGCGCAACCTGAAGTTCCTTGAGAGAGGATGTTGTCAATGGTTAACGAGGAGAACATGTCTTCGAGATCTTCATCCGGTTGTCTGCTAGTTGATTCTCGAGCGTGGCCTTGATGTAATCTCCTCTTCTTGTCCTCGCGAGAATCTCCTGGATAAAAAAAGTATACCGTACATTGTTCCAGTTCAGAACGAGATACCGTGCCCAACTGTTCAAAGACACAATCAACAttacttccttttcttttctaattCTACTTCCATTTAATAAAGCTCTCTTTTCTCCGCCCAAAAAAGAGAAGGAAGACCTAAGATGACGCAATCCTACAACTCATGGCCGAAAAGCATAGTACTCCCAATATGACGACCAACATTACTTCCAACTCCCCCACTTTACTAATACTCAAGCATCGATAGGAGTTCAGAAGCAACCCGCCGACACCAAATTTCCTGAAGCAAAATCACTAATTCCAGACTCTAATCCCCCAGCGGGCAGCCGTAATAACATGGAAAAATCGCGTTTGGGTTTCGCCACAATCAATCAATAGCAATTAATTAAGACAGGGTAGCAATCGGGGGCATTGGTAATCGAgatcgacagagagagagagaccttTTTGCTCTTGGTaatttggcggtggtggcggcggcggtagcgCGCTGCTCATGCCGCCAGCGAGGTAGACGTGGACAGGGGGAGCAGCAGCGCGATGGGAAGAAGGGCTGGAGATTACGGTACCGGCAGGCACAGCGGTGGGAGCAGGGAACCAGACGTCCGATCCATCCGATTTCCTACTTGCCTTCCGACGGCCGCGCACGAGTACAACTCTGTCTTTGGAATAACACGTGGTGAGCAAAAAAGCAGTTGCCGTTCGACAAGGATTCTCTAATCCTGGCTCCCCTTTTAAGCACACACGGTGTAGAAGTTCAAAAGCTCCAGCGGTCTGCCGCAAAATAAATGTTAAAGGCCTATCTACGTTCGTTTGGAGCCGTAGAAATTAAATTGGCTATTTGATTATGATTGTCCGTTTACGTCGAGAGGTAGCCTCGTATGTTTGAATCAAACAAATGCATAAAAAAGGGTAAATTCAAGAGACATTTAGGTCATTCAAATCATGGCATCAATGCTAAAAATACGCCTAATTCAGTCCATAACAAAGTTCACTAGGTAGAGTACGAAATGAGCATCCAAAAGGGGCACAAAAGGGCCATGAGTAGCAAAGGTAGAAGGAGGTTGTAACGTTCTCGACGTAGACACGGGCGATCAGGTGTCTCGTTGCTCgattcttctcgaaccaagcctgTTGGTCCGCACCCATGATGCTCAAGTCGGCGAGCAGGATCCGGTTATTCTCTGCGCAAGACTTGGCCTCCGGCGTCAAGCCTTTTGGCCTAGGCATCAAGCCTTTGGACCTCTATGGCTTATTTGGTGAGGTAGATGTAGATGCTGCGGAGGCCTCCTTCTCTGGGCACTTCTTCTCGGCCCTTTTGGCCATGGTGTCCCGAGACTCGACCATCATCGACTTCAGGGTATCGCTCAAAGCAATGGCTGATGCCCCGCGGGCGAGACCGGCCTTGGTGGATTTGTGCCCCTTGGACGAGATGGAAACGCATTCCATCCAGGAGGCTCGTCTTCTCCATTAACGGGCACCGTGACCCCGGTTGTGCCATTCTTGACGCCGGACATGTAGGCAACATAGCCTAGCCTCCACTTGGCAGCCTCCTTCAACACATTCCAACGGTGGACCACGTGGTAGCCTTTCTTATGTTTTTCCTTGAAATACTCCAAGGCTTGGGGCACCTACAAATGCAAAATGTTAGGATTGTTGGGTATGTAAGTACATTGATGGAAGGATGATGCCCATGCCCTTACCATCGCCACAACGCCTACGTCGCTTTCGGGGTGGCTAACGACATGGTCGATCGCCTCGCAAAACTTAttggtctcttgtttgatgtagttgcaCCTTTTTTTCTGGACTCTTCGTTGTGGGTGTTGTAAATCTCAAAGAACTTGCGTAGCCGTATATCATGGAATTCTTGGGCCACCTTCAGCCAATATGCTTTGCCTTTTTGTTGGGCGCCGCATATAGAGTATTGGCTACATGTCAGTCAAGATTTGCAGAGCACGAGGTCCACCTTGTCGGTGAAGCCACCGGTATTATggctctcctccttcttcttgccAACACCGGCATCACCCCCATCAGCTGCGACATCATCGGGCCCCAAGCTGTCCTCGCCCTCCTCGCTCATTGTTATCATCGCACACGGTTGTGGCTTGCTACGTTGCCTGGGTATACGCATCGAGCAATGGCTCCCAATCGATGTCAGTCCCATGGTATTGGGTTTGGTATGTGTCCCAAGGCCTTCGTGGAAAAAAGCCACCTCCATAGATCAACGCCTGCATGGACTCTTCGTCGTGATTGTCCTAGTAGGCCTATGGCTCACCGGGCATCAGATGAATACGGTGTTTTATAAACACACATGAGCGAGATCGAGGGTGCGCACTGGGTCCTCCATCATCGGGGAAGGCTCTGTCATTTCAGCATATAGGTTGTGGGCACCGACATGTCTCCAGCAGCACCGCTCGAGTCTTGCGAACGGGGCCTGGACCCGAGTCCCTGCCCGCGTGCGGTTCAGGTCCAGATCTAAGGCCATGAAGTCTGCCCCACTATGCAGTCCAGCCGGCGACGAGCCGGAGGTGGCGAAGTAGGACAACGCGTGGACCTGGATACCGGGGCAGGGTGTTGCGAGCGGAAAAATTGATGGCCATCGTTGCATAGGTTTGCCCTCCCAGTTGGGAACTAGCAGAGCTCACCAACGAGGCCTGGAGAGCATGGCCAGCGATCCCCTCTTGCTTGATGAGGAGCATGGCTCCGTCACGATAGGCACCAGCCTCACACGGACGTTGGCTTTGGCCTGCATATTCAAGGCCATCGAGGGGACCACCATTGCGGCGTCATCAGCGGTTGATGCAcgaaaaatgcatacatgaactttttagTTTACTATCACATACTCCATCATATTGGCGTGTTATCTATTGTTATATCCATTTTTATACTGATTTTTGGGAATTTACCAAtgattttctttattttggttataactctgcaggataggaaaaccatgttttgtgtatttttaaggTTCAGGGACCTTCGCGAACAAAAAAATGACCCGGTATTTTTTCTGGAGAAGTTTTTGTCGAGAGAAGCACCTGGAGCTCTTGGACCTCATGAGGAACCTCGTGTGGCCTAGAAAGGCCCAGGTGACGCGGTCAGAAGATGGGACCACGCCACCTTGTCCATCTGGAGCATCGAAACTCAGATGTCATTGATTCCACCGCCAATCTCTTCGTTTTGACCTAAAACCTTATATAAAAAGGGTCCCTGAGGCGTTCTCAATACGAAGCGAGGCGGAGATCGAAAACAAAAAACAGGGAGATAGAAGGCTACCGTCGAAAGGAGTTCGAAGGAGGGAAATGCTGCCGGAATCGCCTCCGGTTGGCTCCACCCCCTACGATGTGGTCATCATCAACATGTTCATCAACTCCTACAACAATATCCTCCATCTTCCTATTGTAATCTCTTGAAAAACATGATGTGTGATGCAATCTATCATTCTTCCATGATCTGTTATGTCTTTATGTCTAGTTTTGAGTGGTGAATTGTTTATGGAAAGTGCGAGATAGTTTGTTTATGGTTATATACAagtttgttatcttctatgattgtCTTATGTACTGatgtatgagtgcacacatatgttggtgGATGCATAAGGTTACCACAGTTGCATATTGATAGGAGAAGGAATGGAGGATTTATAGAAACCAGATCCTAAGTCTTAAAGATGCATTCTATATTAATTAATGGTTAACCATCAGGGGCATAATCTAATGgacaccttagaactttatgcagTGGTTGGAATTTTTGTCTTAATAACTTTTATGTTTGCGCATGATAATAGCCTTAGGTTTAATCACTTGTGACGTAATTGTGAATGGATTTGGCTACACCTATTTATGGCTCCTCCCATAAGAAACTACAGTATGAACTTTATTTATTAATGCAAGATAGATGTGGCATCTTGATGGTATAAATTTatgagcttcactaattgtgacaagtAAATGAACGAAATAAACAATTTACTTAAACACTTGCTCCCTCGAGTTACATATTCTCTTTATTTTACTTGATTTTACCTTACTtgcactagttttactttatgtaTTTACTTTTCAACACTTTACCATTTTTAATTATAAGTTAAAATTACCTTACAGGCTTACACATTGTATTTAATTCTTTGCATGAAAGCTCGTATAAGTGGATTATAGGGATTTAGAGAATATATAATTtaacttcagctcctcgtgggttcggcaACCTTTTGTAATTAGATTGTGCTACGATGATTCCTTGTACTTGAGGGTTATTAGCGGTTTGCTGGGCTTCCCTCATCCGTGCATTGGCGCGGCAGTCCCGTTGCCTTTTGGCATTGACGAGCTTCTCCTGCTTGGTGAGCACCTTCTTCGGCACCTTGAGTCTCGTATCACGGTCGGTGGAGGCGGCACGTTTTGAGCCCGCCATAGTTGCGGCCTCTTGGATGGCTAGGGCGGCCTTCGTCGGCTTTCATGGCGGAGACGGCAGCGAGAGCATCCATCGTTGGGTGGTAGGGTTTTTGCCGCCGTGTGAATATGATATTTGAGGTGGCGGGAGTGGAAGTGGCTTCTGTGCCACTTTCACACGGGCTAtgtaggaggaagaggaggacgcacGCGGACTCGTCACTCGCTCGCACAAACGCATTTCGATCCCTAATTTGGGCCTTGTTAGCATCTTGGTGGATAGCCGGATCATTTTGCGTCAGGCGCCGTGGGCTGAAGGCAGACCCAATTTTGTCTGGACGGACGCAAACAGTCAatttgcgtccgtttgcgtcgggccacTCCCTAAAAATATTTGTTTCCCATACACACCAATATATAAAACACCAAAGCTTTGCAATCCAAAAAAATTCACCTGAATAGATTACTTCAAAATTAGCACCAGATTACATATTACATGATATACATGATGTGATCGCGCCCGAGGCCGGATTAGCACATCAGGCTTTCTGTTCAGGAGTTACAAACCTGTAAAACCATAGCAAAAAGGGAGAGTGATGTTAGACATAATATTTGCTAGGCTTACATTTGTTTTCTGTCATCGTCTTTGAAGAACTTAACGTCGCGAGCGTCCCAAATTTTCCGCAGGATGATTAGTAGAATACAGTTTCACGGGCTCGGCTCCTCTACACTACGGTACTGTTATTCTTGTATGCAGTTAAAACCTGCCATCTATTCCAGTCGAACGGCTCTCTCTTCTCCTTTTGATTTCTGCTAATAATTGAAAACGAAGTGCTAGAATAATGGAGGGCAGATCTCCTATGCATGTAGACTTTTAGCTAGGAGGTGATACAACTTTTTTATTGGAAGATCATCTCTTAGCTAGGAGAAATCCAAGCGCAGACCAGATGGCGAAAGGAGAGGGGGACTACTCGTCGGTGGCAATTCCAACccttctctatctctctctctcccccgtgCTTCCCACTTTTCAGCTCCCCGACCCCGACCCCAAAGATAGGCAGCTCGGGGCGATCGCGCCGCCAGCCGCAGGCGTCCTCCTCTCCTGTCCCCCTCCCCCTTCCCACCAGGCAAAGCCCAGGCAGCGACTGCGGCGATTGTCGGTAGGATTCCGGCGGTGACGGCGTGTGGCCCAGCGGAGAGACGGTGACCGTGTTTCGATGGCGACGGTCCTGGCTCGGCTGCCTCGCGACGGAGGCGCTCCTGCAGGCGTGACAGTTAGCTCTAGGCCGGCTAGGCCCCAGATGGGCTTGGGCGGGCCGGTGTTTCGCAGCAGGCATGCGCGACTGTGGGCTTGGCTGGTACCGAGGTGGTCCTAGCGGTGGCGGTCTAGGCTTCTGTAGCCGTGGTGGTCGGCACCCTTCTCCTACGTTGGTGTTCCTATCCTCTCGGCGGTGGTGGCTCAAGCCAATGGCTTTCATCTGCGCCATCCATCTCCATTCCCGCTTCGGCAGTCTTCTTGCCACAGTGCTTGGCCGGGGCGAAAGCCTTGCTTGGCGGAGGCTGAAGCTGAGCACGGTGATGCATGCGGGCATCCTTTCCTTCTTGAAGAATGTGCCCCGCTAGAAACACTGCGTCTACCTCATTCTTCAGATTACTCAGGCATGGATGCTGATCTACAAAAGCTTGAACCACAGAGCGCGGTCGCATTTCAGTCCAGTTCAGTTTCTCCTCACTTCGTCCATTCTGAAACAAGCAGAGCTTTCTAAGCCTACAATATGGCATGCAATCTACACTGATGATCCCTCAAAATAAATCCACCCATCACCGGCACATGACACTAGCCAGGCCAACAAAATGAAATGAAAACGCCTGCAGGCCCTTCTCCCAATCATGAGATCCTAACACACCACTTTACTCGAATCATTCGATGATGAGCTTCACAGAGGGTGGGAGTTTAGGGCCGATGGTCTCCCTTGCAGCGTTCCGCGCGTGATCCCTCGCCGCCTCATCACCAACATCGTCCCTGGCCCATTTACCCATTGCTTTACAAAGATGGTGATGTGGGTCGATCTTGAGAAGCAGCAAACCAGGGGCTGCACGCACCAGGCACGCCAAAAGCTCAATCAGCGGGGCTTGCGCAGCGAAACCTCCTACAAAAATTCCGCGGAGCTTCTTAAGATAGAAATCCACGGGCAAACTAACTTGGCCATTCTCCACATAATGGTGTTGTCCGCTGCGTGCCTGCATGCAAGAAGATCGAGCACATGATGTCCTATTGCAACAGATTCAGATGTCGACATATTCAAAAAAACAAAATCTCAATGTTCAAACTGTGActtgacaaaaaaaaattacaaatcaTACTGGCAGTCACTAGCATAAGCTACAAGGTCCATCAAAGTttaggtactccctccggttcaaaataattgctcaaaaatggatgtatcttgaaacgttttaatgtgtagatacatccattttaggaaaaaaaaaattgaactggAGGAAGTAGAAAATTTGGCACGTGAATCCTTAGTCAGAAGCCTACATAAATAGCTCTCTTAAAGTTTGAGGAGTTACATGGCTTTTTATTTGACATAAATGCTAGACTAGGTTGTTGATACCATTGGTGGTCAATTATTCTACAGTTATTTGAGATGAGATGCTAagtggtactccctccattcattaATTCTTGTTGcatatttggatgtatctattcacaaaatatgtctagatacatccatatttgcaACAacaattatggaacggagggagtaccataaaTTTATATATTTGAGAACTTCATTTCAACGTATGAAAACAGAAAATGGGTTATTTATCTGATGCAcataaagaaaaaaaatccaacaactaAGAAACTTATGTTGAAAAAACAAAACGAATCACTAACGAaaattctactccctccgatccgaattAATTGGTTCCACTTTATCTAAATACGGACGTATCTAgtcaatgaatgcatctaggtacATTCGTATCTAGACAAAATGGAGTCACTTAATTTTGATCGGAGAGAGTAGTTTTTATGTGTTATTCCAAGCATGTCGTCTGAAGTACTTTCATCTATCGTAACCTTGTAAAGCAAGAGTATTACAAACAGAGGGCTTAAGACCATAATTCACTCAACTGTGTGGCACTCAAATTTctctactccctctgattcatattacttttgatgctaatatagatgtatctagacacattttagatgcagatacatccattttagcatcaagtaatacggCTCGGAGGAAgtacaacaaaaaataaaattgGAGAGCATTTAGGACGTACTTCTAGACGGAGTCTTCTAAGATAAGGAGTTGCTTCAAGGAGATAAGCTACTGCAAGAACATTATCCCAAGATGGCAGAATAAGCAAGTTGACAAACTTTAATAAAGCGAATTTCTTCGTGTATAGAATGAAACTGTGCTCCTGCAATAAGAAAATGAAACAGTTACAGTAATTGCTTACTACAACAGTTAAAGATGGCCGATCGAGCAATTTACAGAAACATAAACATAGATTTGAACCGTCATTACCTCACATGGTGAAAGAAATGTC contains:
- the LOC124700724 gene encoding uncharacterized protein LOC124700724, with the translated sequence MFSSLTIDNILSQGTSGDCCENRKRKSCQGSVGDSTNPSPDDILENMFSALAIQDSTFNSSVSSRPREKSSILLFRENNIFSGENSGRATTIECNDPDSRSLRSDKFIDRVNDRLLRHAGTGVKAFEVHFDLNSAHAQHLDKWVQFASKSDAKLVRLHLCKNGTPCSGHSATASRYNFPLHCFGDGQGSSLWKLSLTNCILRPSMHSSTVSSLKSLDLMCVTIVDSDIQNIFSCCPLLRYLRLGRCHDLVNIRISVETLTQLDIYNCNKLVSIEINSTSLAFFGYDGHEVHIKYASTPNMRTIVTKFRNKNCSLSEHLNGMKRIKSVTLTFLSPCEEHGFIMYAKKFSVLKLINLFILPSWNNVLAVAYLLEATPCLRRLHLEACSGQHHYVDNDQVSWPMGFSLKKLRVIFVEGFAAQAPLIELLECLVRAATDLLLLKITLHHHVCKTMGKWVRKNVGNEMARDHARNVARETIGPKLPPSVKLLIE